One region of Pseudomonas glycinae genomic DNA includes:
- the uraH gene encoding hydroxyisourate hydrolase, translating to MGRLTTHVLDAAHGCPGSSIKVELYRVEGSHLELVASALTNSDGRVDAPLLQGDDYRTGVYQVQFHAGDYYRARGVQLPEPAFLDVVVLRFGISAEQDHYHVPLLISPYSYSTYRGS from the coding sequence ATGGGACGTTTGACAACACACGTTTTGGACGCTGCACACGGTTGCCCGGGCAGCTCGATCAAGGTCGAGCTGTACCGCGTTGAAGGTTCGCACCTGGAATTGGTCGCCAGTGCGCTTACCAACAGCGATGGCCGGGTCGATGCGCCGCTGCTGCAAGGCGATGACTACCGTACCGGTGTCTATCAGGTTCAGTTCCACGCCGGCGATTACTACCGCGCCCGTGGCGTCCAGTTGCCGGAGCCGGCATTCCTGGACGTGGTGGTACTGCGGTTCGGCATTTCTGCCGAACAGGATCACTACCACGTACCGTTGCTGATCTCGCCCTACAGCTATTCCACCTATCGGGGCAGCTGA
- the puuE gene encoding allantoinase PuuE translates to MSADYPRDLIGYGSNPPHPHWPGNARIALSFVLNYEEGGERNILHGDKESEAFLSEMVAAQPLQGARNMSMESLYEYGSRAGVWRILKLFKEFDIPLTIFAVAMAAQRHPDVIRAMVEAGHEICSHGYRWIDYQYMDEAQEREHMLEAIRILTELTGERPLGWYTGRTGPNTRRLVMEEGGFLYDCDTYDDDLPYWEPNNPTGKPHLVIPYTLDTNDMRFTQVQGFNKGDDFFEYLKDAFDVLYAEGAEAPKMLSIGLHCRLIGRPARLASLKRFIEYAKSHEQVWFSRRVDIARHWHETHPYQGAAK, encoded by the coding sequence GTGAGCGCTGACTACCCACGCGACCTGATCGGTTACGGCAGTAACCCTCCTCACCCACACTGGCCGGGCAATGCCCGGATCGCCCTGTCGTTCGTACTCAATTACGAAGAAGGCGGCGAGCGCAACATCCTGCACGGCGACAAAGAATCGGAAGCCTTCCTCTCGGAAATGGTCGCGGCCCAGCCTCTGCAAGGCGCGCGCAACATGAGCATGGAATCGCTTTACGAGTATGGCAGCCGTGCCGGCGTCTGGCGGATCCTGAAACTGTTCAAGGAATTCGACATTCCGCTGACCATCTTCGCCGTGGCCATGGCCGCCCAGCGTCACCCGGACGTGATCCGTGCGATGGTCGAGGCCGGTCACGAGATCTGCAGCCACGGTTACCGCTGGATCGATTACCAGTACATGGACGAGGCGCAGGAACGCGAGCACATGCTCGAAGCGATCCGCATCCTCACCGAACTCACCGGCGAACGCCCGCTGGGCTGGTACACCGGTCGCACCGGCCCGAACACTCGTCGTCTGGTGATGGAAGAAGGCGGTTTCCTCTACGACTGCGACACCTACGACGACGACCTGCCCTACTGGGAACCGAACAACCCGACCGGCAAGCCGCACCTGGTGATCCCGTACACCCTGGACACCAACGACATGCGCTTCACCCAGGTCCAGGGTTTCAACAAGGGCGACGATTTCTTCGAATACCTCAAGGATGCGTTCGACGTGCTTTATGCCGAAGGCGCCGAAGCGCCGAAGATGCTGTCGATCGGTCTGCACTGCCGTCTGATCGGCCGTCCGGCGCGTCTGGCGTCGCTCAAGCGCTTTATCGAATACGCTAAAAGTCATGAACAGGTGTGGTTCAGCCGCCGCGTCGACATCGCGCGCCACTGGCACGAAACCCACCCGTACCAAGGGGCTGCCAAATGA
- the uraD gene encoding 2-oxo-4-hydroxy-4-carboxy-5-ureidoimidazoline decarboxylase: MSTFQTLKPSTLSRDAFVNAFADIYEHSPWVAEKAFDLGQDASIDQIETLHQRMSDILLSADHASQLALINAHPDLAGKAAVQGELTEASTHEQAGAGIHQCTAEEFQRFTELNDAYKAKFKFPFIMAVKGSNRHQILAAFETRIHNPVDTEFKCALAEINKIALFRLLTL, encoded by the coding sequence ATGAGCACCTTTCAAACTCTGAAACCGTCGACCCTGAGCCGCGACGCCTTCGTCAACGCCTTCGCCGACATCTACGAACATTCGCCATGGGTGGCCGAGAAGGCCTTCGACCTGGGCCAGGACGCATCGATCGACCAGATCGAAACCCTGCACCAGCGCATGAGCGACATCCTGTTGAGCGCCGATCACGCCAGTCAGCTGGCACTGATCAACGCTCACCCGGACCTGGCCGGCAAAGCTGCCGTCCAGGGCGAGTTGACCGAAGCCAGCACCCATGAACAGGCTGGCGCCGGTATTCACCAATGCACGGCCGAAGAGTTCCAGCGCTTCACCGAGCTGAACGACGCCTACAAAGCCAAGTTCAAGTTTCCCTTCATCATGGCGGTAAAAGGCAGCAACCGGCATCAGATCCTCGCGGCGTTCGAAACGCGCATTCACAACCCGGTCGACACCGAGTTCAAATGCGCGCTGGCGGAGATCAACAAGATCGCCCTGTTCCGATTACTGACTCTCTAG
- the alc gene encoding allantoicase has translation MKAYAVPFEKFVNLADARLGTKIISVTDDWFADANRLFQPTPAVWKEGVFDDNGKWMDGWESRRKRFEGYDSAVIRLGVPGSIKGVDIDTSFFTGNYPPSASLEACFLASGEPDENTQWTEVLSAVELQGNSHHYHEISNDKAFSHLRFNIYPDGGVARLRVYGIPFRDWSAVGDNEQVDLAAALNGGRALACSDEHFGRMSNILNPGRGINMGDGWETARRRTPGNDWVIVALGHPGEIEKIIVDTLHFKGNYPDTCSIQGAFVKGGTDSQIETQSLFWRELLPSQKLEMHAEHTFVEQIKALGPITHIRLNVFPDGGVSRLRVLGKVAK, from the coding sequence ATGAAAGCTTACGCCGTACCTTTCGAGAAGTTCGTCAACCTGGCCGATGCCCGTCTGGGCACCAAAATCATCTCGGTCACCGATGACTGGTTCGCAGACGCCAATCGTCTGTTTCAGCCGACCCCGGCCGTGTGGAAGGAGGGCGTGTTCGATGACAACGGCAAGTGGATGGACGGCTGGGAATCGCGCCGCAAGCGCTTCGAAGGCTACGACAGCGCGGTGATCCGCCTGGGCGTACCGGGTTCGATCAAAGGCGTGGACATCGACACTTCATTCTTCACCGGCAACTACCCGCCATCGGCCTCGCTGGAAGCCTGCTTCCTGGCGTCGGGCGAGCCGGACGAAAACACCCAGTGGACTGAAGTGCTGTCGGCCGTCGAGCTGCAGGGCAACAGCCACCACTACCACGAAATCAGCAACGACAAGGCGTTCAGCCACCTGCGCTTCAACATCTACCCGGATGGCGGCGTGGCCCGTCTGCGCGTGTACGGCATTCCGTTCCGCGACTGGTCGGCTGTTGGCGACAACGAGCAAGTCGACCTGGCCGCAGCCCTCAACGGTGGCCGCGCCCTCGCCTGCTCCGACGAACACTTCGGCCGCATGAGCAACATCCTCAACCCGGGTCGTGGCATCAACATGGGCGATGGCTGGGAAACCGCACGTCGTCGCACACCGGGCAATGACTGGGTGATCGTCGCGCTGGGCCACCCGGGCGAGATCGAAAAAATCATCGTCGACACCCTGCACTTCAAGGGCAACTACCCGGACACCTGCTCGATCCAGGGCGCGTTCGTCAAGGGCGGCACCGACAGCCAGATCGAAACCCAGTCGCTGTTCTGGCGCGAACTGCTGCCAAGCCAGAAGCTGGAAATGCACGCCGAACACACCTTCGTCGAGCAGATCAAGGCACTGGGCCCGATCACCCACATCCGTCTGAACGTGTTCCCGGATGGTGGTGTGAGCCGCCTGCGCGTTTTGGGCAAGGTCGCGAAGTAA
- a CDS encoding ureidoglycolate lyase has translation MRTLTIEPLTKEAFAPFGDVIETDGSDHFMINNGSTMRFHKLATVETATPEDNAIISIFRADAQDMPLTVSMLERHPLGSQAFIPLLGNPFLIVVAPLGDVPVSGLVRAFVTNGRQGINYHRGVWHHPVLTIEKRDDFLVVDRSGTGNNCDEHFFKEDERLILAPHQ, from the coding sequence ATGCGCACACTGACGATTGAACCGCTGACCAAAGAAGCCTTCGCCCCTTTCGGTGACGTGATCGAAACCGACGGCAGCGATCACTTCATGATCAACAACGGTTCGACCATGCGCTTCCACAAACTGGCGACGGTCGAAACCGCGACGCCTGAGGACAACGCGATCATCAGCATCTTCCGCGCCGACGCGCAGGACATGCCGCTGACCGTCAGCATGCTGGAACGCCATCCGCTGGGCAGCCAGGCTTTCATTCCGCTGCTCGGCAACCCCTTTCTGATCGTGGTCGCGCCACTTGGCGATGTACCTGTATCAGGCTTGGTCCGCGCCTTCGTCACTAACGGTAGGCAGGGCATCAATTACCATCGCGGCGTCTGGCACCACCCGGTGCTGACGATCGAAAAGCGGGATGACTTCCTGGTGGTTGATCGCAGTGGCACAGGCAATAACTGCGATGAGCATTTTTTCAAAGAGGATGAGCGTTTGATCCTCGCCCCCCACCAATAA
- a CDS encoding urate hydroxylase PuuD yields MEAHLLEWLNLSVRWVHMITGVAWIGASFYFVWLENNLNRVNPKTGLAGDLWAIHGGGIYHLEKYKLAPPSMPENLHWFKWEAYFTWMSGIALLCVVFYSNPVLYLVAPGSGLTGPEGVAIGIGSLIAGWFIYDFLCDSPLGKKPALLGFILFVLIIGAAYGFSKVFSGRGAYLHVGAIIGTIMVGNVFRIIMPAQRALVAAIAENRTPDPALPAKGLLRSRHNNYFTLPVLFIMISNHFPSTYGSQYNWLILAGIAVLAVLVRHYFNTRHDSHKFAWTLPVAAVGMISLAYVTGPAPMSTAPDVAKAPAKIEYQPLPETALGGGAKPAEAAQPAAPAAPAAAPAQASNAGPAFDKVHNVIQERCAVCHSAKPTSPLFSAAPAGVMFDTPEQIRQNAARIQAQAITTQIMPLGNITQMTQQERDLIGAWIAQGAQTN; encoded by the coding sequence GTGGAAGCACATCTGTTGGAATGGCTGAACCTGAGCGTGCGCTGGGTTCACATGATCACTGGCGTGGCCTGGATCGGCGCGTCGTTCTACTTCGTCTGGCTGGAGAACAACCTCAACCGCGTCAATCCGAAAACCGGTCTTGCCGGTGATCTGTGGGCGATCCACGGCGGCGGTATCTATCACCTGGAAAAATACAAACTGGCCCCTCCGTCGATGCCGGAGAACCTGCACTGGTTCAAATGGGAAGCCTACTTCACCTGGATGTCGGGGATCGCGCTGCTGTGCGTGGTGTTCTACTCCAACCCCGTGCTCTACCTCGTGGCACCCGGCAGCGGCCTGACCGGCCCTGAAGGCGTGGCCATCGGCATCGGTTCGCTGATCGCCGGCTGGTTCATCTACGACTTCCTCTGCGATTCGCCCCTCGGCAAGAAACCGGCCCTGCTCGGCTTCATCCTGTTCGTGCTGATCATCGGCGCGGCGTATGGCTTCAGCAAGGTGTTCAGCGGTCGTGGTGCGTACCTGCACGTCGGCGCGATCATCGGCACCATCATGGTCGGCAACGTGTTCCGCATCATCATGCCGGCGCAGCGCGCACTGGTTGCCGCGATCGCCGAGAACCGCACCCCGGATCCGGCGCTGCCGGCCAAAGGCCTGCTGCGTTCGCGTCACAACAACTACTTCACCCTGCCGGTGCTGTTCATCATGATCAGCAACCACTTCCCGAGCACTTACGGTAGCCAGTACAACTGGCTGATCCTGGCCGGGATCGCGGTGCTGGCGGTGTTGGTGCGTCACTACTTCAACACCCGTCACGACAGCCACAAGTTTGCCTGGACCCTGCCGGTTGCAGCCGTGGGCATGATCAGTCTGGCGTACGTCACCGGCCCGGCGCCGATGTCGACCGCTCCGGACGTGGCCAAGGCGCCTGCGAAAATCGAGTACCAGCCGCTGCCGGAAACGGCTTTGGGTGGTGGCGCAAAACCGGCTGAAGCTGCACAACCAGCCGCCCCTGCTGCACCGGCCGCCGCTCCGGCCCAGGCGTCCAACGCCGGCCCTGCGTTCGACAAGGTGCACAACGTGATCCAGGAACGCTGCGCGGTCTGCCACTCGGCCAAACCGACCAGCCCGCTGTTCAGCGCTGCACCGGCCGGTGTGATGTTCGACACCCCCGAGCAGATCCGCCAGAACGCGGCACGGATCCAGGCGCAAGCCATCACCACGCAGATCATGCCACTGGGCAACATCACACAGATGACCCAGCAGGAACGTGACCTGATCGGTGCATGGATCGCCCAGGGAGCCCAGACCAACTAA
- a CDS encoding nucleobase:cation symporter-2 family protein codes for MSELSKARIPDAPAIQRLPLLQLILVGLQHVLLMYGGAIAVPLIIGQAAGLSREEIAFLINADLLVAGIATIVQSLGIGPMGIRMPVMMGASFAAVGSMVAMAGMPGIGLQGIFGATIAAGFFGMIIAPFMSKVVRFFPPLVTGTVITSIGLSLFPVAVNWAGGGAGATQFGSPIYLAIAALVLATILLIHRFMRGFWVNISVLIGMCLGYVLCGAIGMVDLSGMANAPWVQFVTPLHFGLPKFELAPILSMCLVVVIIFVESTGMFLALGKITGQEVCPRMLRRGLLCDAGASFFAGFFNTFTHSSFAQNIGLVQMTGVRCRSVTIVAGGLLIVLSLLPKAAFLVASIPPAVLGGAAIAMFGMVAATGIKILQEADIGDRRNQLLVAVSIGMGLIPVVRPEFFAHLPLWMSPITHSGIAMATLSALTLNLLFNILGGAERAAINDCHAHSH; via the coding sequence ATGTCCGAGCTGTCCAAAGCGCGCATCCCCGACGCACCCGCCATTCAGCGTTTGCCCCTTTTGCAACTGATCCTGGTCGGTCTGCAACATGTTCTGCTGATGTATGGCGGCGCCATCGCGGTACCGCTGATCATCGGACAGGCCGCTGGCCTGAGTCGTGAAGAAATCGCCTTCCTGATCAACGCCGACCTGCTGGTCGCCGGCATCGCCACCATCGTGCAGTCCCTGGGGATAGGCCCGATGGGCATTCGCATGCCGGTGATGATGGGCGCCAGTTTCGCCGCCGTCGGCAGCATGGTCGCCATGGCCGGCATGCCCGGCATCGGTCTGCAGGGAATCTTCGGCGCCACCATCGCCGCCGGGTTCTTCGGCATGATCATCGCGCCGTTCATGTCCAAGGTCGTGCGCTTCTTCCCTCCCCTGGTGACCGGCACGGTCATCACCTCGATCGGTTTGTCGCTGTTCCCCGTGGCCGTGAACTGGGCCGGTGGCGGCGCTGGCGCCACTCAATTCGGTTCACCGATTTACCTGGCCATCGCCGCACTGGTGCTGGCCACCATTCTGTTGATCCACCGCTTCATGCGTGGTTTCTGGGTCAACATTTCCGTGCTGATCGGCATGTGCCTGGGCTACGTGCTCTGCGGCGCCATCGGCATGGTCGACCTGAGCGGCATGGCCAATGCGCCGTGGGTTCAGTTCGTCACCCCGCTGCATTTCGGCCTGCCGAAGTTCGAACTGGCACCGATCCTGTCGATGTGTCTGGTGGTGGTGATCATCTTCGTCGAGTCCACCGGGATGTTCCTCGCACTGGGCAAGATCACCGGCCAGGAAGTCTGCCCGCGCATGCTGCGTCGCGGCCTGCTGTGTGATGCCGGCGCGTCGTTCTTCGCCGGTTTCTTCAACACCTTCACCCACTCCTCCTTCGCGCAGAACATCGGCCTGGTGCAGATGACCGGCGTGCGCTGCCGGTCGGTGACCATCGTTGCCGGCGGCTTGCTGATCGTCCTGAGCCTGCTGCCGAAAGCGGCGTTCCTGGTGGCATCGATTCCACCGGCGGTGCTGGGTGGCGCGGCGATTGCGATGTTCGGCATGGTCGCGGCCACCGGCATCAAGATTCTGCAAGAGGCCGACATCGGCGACCGTCGCAACCAATTGCTGGTAGCCGTGAGCATCGGCATGGGCCTGATCCCGGTGGTGCGTCCGGAATTCTTCGCCCACCTGCCGTTGTGGATGAGCCCGATCACCCACAGCGGGATTGCCATGGCCACCCTCAGCGCGCTGACGCTGAACCTGCTGTTCAACATCCTCGGCGGCGCCGAACGCGCCGCGATCAACGACTGCCACGCACACTCGCACTGA
- a CDS encoding outer membrane protein OmpK translates to MIRTQTNVLLSGGLLAASQAMAGDLLLWQTNSLSYLYGKNFAINPSIQQTVTFEHADKWKYGDNFLFVDKIFYNGQEDRNKGPHAFYGEFSPRLSFGKIFDKRLEFGPIRDVLLAMTYEYGEGDSEAYLIGPGFDLKVPGFNYFTLNFYRRQTEGPRPGDGVWQITPGWSYSIPLGNSDLLIDGYLDWVVDNDQNSRGTYHANLHINPQIKYDLGKALGWGEKQVYVGTEYSYWKNKYGVESTHSFDTNQNTASLLVKVHF, encoded by the coding sequence ATGATCCGGACTCAAACCAATGTGTTGTTGAGCGGCGGCCTGCTGGCCGCATCGCAAGCCATGGCCGGCGATTTATTGCTGTGGCAGACCAACAGCCTGAGCTACCTGTACGGCAAGAACTTCGCGATCAACCCGTCGATCCAGCAGACGGTAACGTTCGAGCACGCCGACAAGTGGAAGTACGGCGACAACTTCCTGTTCGTCGACAAGATCTTCTACAACGGCCAGGAAGACCGTAACAAAGGGCCCCACGCGTTCTACGGCGAATTCAGCCCGCGCCTGTCGTTCGGCAAGATCTTCGACAAGAGACTGGAGTTCGGCCCGATCAGGGACGTGCTGCTGGCCATGACCTACGAATACGGCGAAGGCGACAGCGAGGCCTATCTGATCGGCCCCGGCTTCGACCTCAAGGTGCCGGGCTTCAACTATTTCACCCTGAATTTCTATCGCCGCCAGACCGAAGGCCCGCGCCCCGGCGACGGCGTCTGGCAGATCACCCCCGGCTGGTCCTACAGCATTCCCCTGGGCAATTCCGACCTGCTGATCGACGGCTATCTGGACTGGGTGGTCGACAACGATCAGAACTCACGCGGTACCTATCACGCCAACCTGCACATCAACCCGCAGATCAAATACGACCTGGGCAAAGCCCTCGGCTGGGGTGAAAAGCAGGTGTACGTCGGCACCGAATACAGCTACTGGAAAAACAAATACGGCGTCGAAAGCACCCACAGTTTCGACACCAATCAGAACACTGCCAGCCTGCTGGTGAAGGTGCACTTCTAA
- a CDS encoding outer membrane protein OmpK, with product MKRMCTSLMLAGSLLAGGQAMADGLLQWQNNSLTYLYGKDFQVNPRIQQTVTFEHADAWKYGDNFVFVDKIFYNGKDDGGVGSNTYYGEISPRLSFGKIFDQKLAFGPVTDVLLAMTYEFGEGDTESYLIGPGFDLAIPGFDYFQLNFYQRHTEGSRAGDNVWQITPVWSYTIPVGDSNILIDGFMDWVVDNDSNSKGDYHANLHFNPQIKYDLGKALSIGEKQLYVGVEYDYWSDKYGIKDSQYFKTDQSTTSFLVKFHF from the coding sequence ATGAAACGTATGTGCACCAGCCTGATGCTTGCGGGATCGCTGCTGGCAGGGGGTCAGGCCATGGCCGACGGCCTGCTGCAATGGCAGAACAACAGCCTGACCTACCTCTATGGCAAGGACTTCCAGGTCAACCCGCGCATTCAGCAGACCGTCACCTTCGAGCACGCCGATGCCTGGAAGTACGGCGACAACTTCGTGTTCGTCGACAAGATCTTCTACAACGGCAAGGATGACGGCGGTGTGGGTTCGAACACCTACTACGGCGAAATCAGCCCGCGTCTGTCGTTCGGCAAGATCTTCGATCAGAAACTGGCTTTCGGTCCGGTCACCGACGTGCTGCTGGCCATGACTTACGAGTTCGGTGAAGGCGATACCGAGTCGTACCTGATCGGTCCGGGCTTCGACCTGGCAATCCCGGGCTTCGACTACTTCCAGCTGAACTTCTACCAGCGCCACACCGAAGGTTCCCGCGCCGGTGACAACGTCTGGCAGATCACCCCGGTCTGGTCCTACACGATTCCGGTCGGTGACTCGAACATCCTGATCGACGGCTTCATGGACTGGGTGGTCGACAACGACTCCAACTCCAAAGGCGATTACCACGCCAACCTGCACTTCAATCCACAAATCAAATACGACCTGGGCAAAGCGCTGAGCATTGGCGAGAAGCAGTTGTATGTGGGTGTCGAGTACGACTATTGGTCGGACAAGTACGGGATCAAGGACAGCCAGTATTTCAAGACCGATCAGAGCACCACGAGCTTCCTGGTGAAGTTCCACTTCTGA
- a CDS encoding patatin-like phospholipase family protein: MSPAEPVTGLILSGGGARAAYQVGVLAAIAELLPLGADNPFPVIVGTSAGAINAVSLASGATDFRAAIERLTLFWQGFRSHRVLRSDWPGVIHQASRFVTHSLLGMGRQMPVALLNSSPLRHLLNEKLHMPGIAESIARKQLHAVAVTAFGYESGQAVTFYQGGGTIDSWLRHRRIGVPTQLSVEHLLASSAIPLLFAPVKIGDEYFGDGAVRQSAPISPALHLGASRVLVVGVSGNPRGFDPAQPLERAYTGQQPTLAQIGGHMLNSTFIDSLESDIELLQRLNQFSRLMPEGTPTRALGVAPVDVLVISPSQPIDEIAARHRQELPAALRLFLRGPGATKTSGAGVLSYLLFEAGYCSELIDLGRRDALAKRDELCRFLGIGEALVPA; encoded by the coding sequence ATGAGCCCAGCTGAACCGGTCACAGGTTTGATTCTTTCCGGCGGCGGGGCTCGGGCGGCGTATCAGGTGGGGGTACTGGCGGCAATTGCCGAATTGCTGCCGCTGGGGGCGGACAATCCGTTTCCGGTGATCGTCGGCACATCGGCCGGTGCGATCAACGCGGTCAGCCTGGCCAGCGGTGCGACCGATTTTCGCGCGGCCATCGAGCGCCTGACGCTGTTCTGGCAAGGCTTTCGCAGCCATCGCGTGTTGCGCAGCGACTGGCCAGGAGTGATCCACCAGGCCAGTCGTTTTGTCACCCATAGTCTGTTGGGCATGGGCCGGCAAATGCCGGTGGCGCTGCTCAACAGTTCGCCGCTACGCCATCTGCTCAATGAAAAACTGCACATGCCCGGCATCGCCGAGTCCATCGCGCGCAAGCAATTGCACGCAGTGGCGGTCACGGCGTTCGGTTACGAGTCGGGGCAAGCCGTGACCTTCTATCAGGGCGGCGGGACCATCGACTCCTGGCTGCGTCATCGGCGCATCGGCGTACCGACACAGTTGTCGGTAGAGCACCTGCTGGCCAGTTCGGCGATCCCGTTGTTGTTCGCGCCGGTGAAGATCGGCGATGAGTATTTCGGCGATGGCGCGGTGCGGCAATCGGCGCCGATCAGTCCGGCGCTGCATCTGGGCGCGAGCCGGGTGCTGGTGGTGGGTGTCAGCGGCAACCCGCGCGGTTTCGATCCGGCGCAACCGCTGGAGCGCGCCTACACCGGGCAGCAACCGACGCTGGCACAGATCGGCGGGCATATGCTCAACAGCACCTTCATTGACAGCCTGGAAAGCGATATCGAGCTGCTTCAGCGTCTGAACCAGTTCAGCCGTCTGATGCCTGAAGGTACGCCGACCCGCGCGTTGGGTGTGGCGCCGGTGGACGTGCTGGTGATTTCACCCAGCCAGCCGATCGATGAAATTGCGGCGCGGCATCGCCAGGAATTGCCGGCGGCGTTACGTCTGTTTCTGCGTGGGCCGGGGGCGACCAAGACGAGCGGGGCAGGGGTGTTGAGTTACTTGCTGTTCGAGGCGGGGTATTGCAGCGAATTGATCGATCTGGGCAGGCGCGATGCCTTGGCCAAGCGCGATGAACTGTGCCGGTTTCTCGGGATTGGCGAGGCGCTGGTCCCGGCCTGA
- a CDS encoding lipid A biosynthesis lauroyl acyltransferase has translation MDRPRFRKAFLAPRFWPLWCGLGLLWLIVQLPYPALLAIGRFLGALMYRFAGDRRRIAKRNLELCFPEKSAAERKRLLKENFASTGIAFFEMAMSWWWSRQRLAKLAHVEGLEHLQKAQREGKGVILMAVHFTTLEIGAALLGQQHTIDGMYREHKNPLFDFVQRQGRERHNLDSLAVERDDVRGMLKLLRAGRAIWYAPDQDYGAKQSIFVPLFGIQAATVTATSKFARLGKALVVPFTQERLADGSGYRLVIHPPLEGFPGETEEEDCIRINQWVEGVLRECPEQYLWAHRRFKSRPPGEPKLYAKRG, from the coding sequence ATGGATCGCCCGCGTTTTCGAAAAGCATTTCTTGCCCCACGCTTCTGGCCGCTCTGGTGCGGCCTCGGGCTGTTGTGGCTGATCGTGCAGTTGCCGTATCCGGCCTTGCTGGCCATCGGTCGTTTTCTTGGTGCCCTGATGTATCGCTTCGCCGGCGACCGGCGGCGCATTGCCAAGCGCAATCTGGAACTGTGTTTCCCGGAAAAGTCCGCCGCCGAACGCAAGCGCCTGCTCAAGGAAAACTTTGCCTCCACCGGCATCGCCTTCTTTGAAATGGCGATGAGCTGGTGGTGGTCGCGTCAGCGCCTGGCGAAACTGGCTCACGTCGAAGGTCTTGAGCATTTGCAGAAGGCCCAGCGCGAAGGCAAGGGCGTGATTCTGATGGCGGTGCATTTCACCACCCTGGAAATCGGCGCGGCGCTGCTCGGCCAGCAACACACCATCGACGGCATGTACCGCGAACACAAGAACCCGCTGTTCGACTTCGTCCAGCGTCAGGGCCGCGAGCGGCACAATCTCGACTCGCTGGCGGTGGAACGTGACGACGTGCGCGGCATGCTCAAGTTGCTGCGCGCAGGCCGGGCGATCTGGTATGCACCGGATCAGGACTACGGCGCCAAGCAAAGTATCTTTGTGCCGCTGTTCGGTATTCAGGCCGCAACGGTCACTGCCACCAGCAAGTTCGCCCGGCTGGGCAAGGCGCTGGTGGTGCCGTTCACCCAGGAACGTCTGGCTGACGGCAGCGGTTATCGTCTGGTGATTCATCCGCCGCTGGAAGGCTTCCCGGGTGAGACCGAAGAAGAAGATTGCATCCGCATCAATCAGTGGGTCGAAGGCGTGTTGCGTGAGTGTCCCGAGCAATACCTGTGGGCACATCGGCGCTTCAAGAGTCGTCCGCCAGGCGAGCCGAAGCTGTACGCCAAACGCGGTTGA
- the minC gene encoding septum site-determining protein MinC, translating into MSQTEPKDQDPVFQLKGSMLAITVLELSRNDLDSLDRQLAAKVAQAPNFFSNAPLVLALDKLPPSEGAVDLPGLMRVCRQHGLRTLAIRASRIEDIAAAIAIDIPVLPPSGARERPLESAEPVAPKKPEKPPEPAVKPTRVITTPVRGGQQIYAQGGDLVVVSSVSPGAELLADGNIHVYGPMRGRALAGVKGDTKARIFCQQLSAELISIAGHYKVSEDLRRDPMWGSGVQVSLSGDVLNIIRL; encoded by the coding sequence ATGAGCCAAACCGAACCGAAAGACCAAGATCCCGTGTTCCAGCTGAAGGGCAGCATGCTCGCCATTACAGTGCTGGAGCTGTCCCGCAACGACCTGGACAGCCTCGATCGGCAATTGGCCGCCAAAGTCGCCCAGGCACCGAATTTCTTCAGCAACGCGCCGCTGGTTCTGGCGCTGGACAAACTGCCGCCAAGCGAAGGCGCCGTCGACCTGCCGGGCCTGATGCGCGTGTGCCGTCAGCACGGCCTGCGCACCCTGGCGATCCGCGCCAGCCGCATCGAAGACATCGCCGCCGCCATCGCCATCGACATCCCGGTGCTGCCGCCGTCCGGCGCCCGCGAGCGACCGCTGGAAAGCGCTGAACCCGTTGCACCGAAGAAGCCGGAAAAGCCGCCGGAGCCGGCCGTCAAACCGACCCGCGTCATCACCACGCCAGTACGTGGTGGCCAACAGATATATGCCCAAGGTGGCGATCTGGTCGTGGTGTCCTCGGTCAGTCCGGGGGCGGAACTTCTCGCCGATGGCAACATCCATGTATACGGCCCGATGCGCGGTCGTGCGCTGGCCGGGGTCAAGGGCGACACCAAGGCGCGGATCTTCTGTCAGCAACTGAGCGCTGAACTGATCTCCATCGCAGGCCATTACAAGGTTTCCGAGGACCTGCGTCGCGATCCGATGTGGGGTTCGGGCGTACAGGTCAGCCTGTCGGGCGACGTGTTGAACATCATTCGGCTTTAA